A stretch of Bos taurus isolate L1 Dominette 01449 registration number 42190680 breed Hereford chromosome 5, ARS-UCD2.0, whole genome shotgun sequence DNA encodes these proteins:
- the KRT85 gene encoding keratin, type II cuticular Hb5 — protein sequence MSCRSYRISPGYSVTRTFSSCSAVAPKTGSRCCITAAPYRGVSCYRGLTGFGSRSVSALGSCGPRIAVGGFRAGSCNRSFGYRSGGVGGLSPPCITTVSVNESLLTPLNLEIDPNAQCVKHEEKEQIKNLNSRFAAFIDKVRFLEQQNKLLETKWQFYQNQRCCESNLEPLFNGYIETLRREAEHVEADGGRLASELNHVQEVLEGYKKKYEEEVALRATAENEFVVLKKDVDCAYLRKSDLEANVEALVEESNFLKRLYDEEIQILNAHISDTSVIVKMDNSRDLNMDCVVAEIKAQYDDIASRSRAEAESWYRNKCEEMKATVIRHGETLRRTKEEINELNRIIQRLTAEIENAKCQRTKLEAAVAEAEQQGEAALNDARCKLAGLEEALQKAKQDMACLLKEYQEVMNSKLGLDIEIATYRRLLEGEEQRLCEGVGSVNVCVSSSRGGVTCGGLTYSTTAGRQIASGPVATGGSITVLAPDSCVPCQPRASSFSCGSSRSVRFA from the exons ATGTCGTGCCGTTCCTACAGGATCAGTCCAGGATATTCCGTCACCAGGACCTTCAGCTCCTGCTCCGCGGTGGCCCCCAAAACGGGCAGCCGCTGCTGCATCACCGCCGCCCCTTACCGAGGCGTGTCCTGCTACCGGGGACTGACGGGCTTTGGCAGCCGCAGCGTCTCGGCCCTGGGCTCCTGTGGGCCTCGCATAGCGGTGGGCGGCTTCCGTGCTGGCTCCTGCAACCGCAGCTTCGGGTACCGCTCCGGTGGCGTGGGCGGCCTCAGCCCTCCCTGCATCACCACCGTGTCAGTCAATGAGAGCCTCCTCACGCCCCTCAACTTGGAGATCGACCCCAATGCGCAGTGCGTGAAGCACGAGGAGAAGGAGCAGATCAAGAACCTCAACAGCCGGTTCGCTGCCTTCATCGACAAG GTGCGCTTCCTGGAGCAGCAGAACAAGCTGCTGGAGACCAAGTGGCAGTTCTACCAGAACCAGCGCTGCTGCGAGAGCAACCTGGAGCCCCTGTTCAATGGCTACATCGAGACGCTGAGGCGGGAGGCTGAGCATGTGGAGGCCGACGGCGGGAGGCTGGCCTCAGAGCTCAACCACGTGCAGGAGGTGCTGGAGGGCTACAAGAAGAA GTATGAAGAGGAGGTGGCTTTGAGGGCCACAGCGGAGAATGAGTTCGTGGTTCTAAAGAAG GATGTGGACTGTGCCTACCTGCGAAAGTCAGACCTGGAGGCCAACGTGGAGGCCCTGGTGGAGGAGTCTAATTTCCTGAAGCGCCTCTATGACGAG GAGATCCAGATCCTCAACGCCCACATCTCAGACACCTCAGTCATTGTGAAGATGGACAACAGCCGAGACCTGAACATGGACTGTGTTGTCGCCGAGATCAAGGCTCAGTACGATGATATTGCCAGTCGCAGCCGGGCTGAGGCTGAGTCCTGGTACCGCAACAAG TGTGAGGAGATGAAGGCCACGGTGATCCGGCATGGGGAGACCCTACGCCGCACCAAGGAGGAGATCAACGAGCTGAACCGCATTATCCAGAGGCTGACAGCTGAGATTGAAAATGCCAAGTGCCAG CGGACCAAGCTGGAGGCCGCAGTGGCTGAGGCTGAGCAGCAGGGTGAGGCGGCCCTTAACGATGCCCGCTGCAAGCtggctgggttggaggaagcccTTCAGAAGGCCAAGCAGGACATGGCCTGCCTGCTCAAGGAGTACCAGGAGGTGATGAACTCCAAGTTGGGCCTGGACATCGAGATCGCCACCTACAGGCGCCTGCTGGAGGGCGAGGAGCAGAG GCTGTGCGAAGGAGTGGGCTCTGTGAATGTCT GTGTCAGCAGCTCACGCGGTGGAGTCACCTGTGGGGGCCTCACGTATAGCACCACCGCAGGCCGCCAGATCGCCTCGGGCCCCGTGGCCACCGGGGGCAGCATCACAGTGCTGGCGCCCGACTCCTGCGTCCCCTGTCAGCCCCGTGCCTCCAGCTTCAGCTGCGGGAGCAGCCGGTCTGTCCGTTTTGCGTAG